One genomic window of Boudabousia tangfeifanii includes the following:
- a CDS encoding major tail protein yields MATIGLDKLYYATITENPEGEETYATPKPLAKAISAELSVELAEAILYADDGASEVVKEFKSGTLTLGIDDLKPEVAAELTGCTLDDNKVLVATSEDGAKPVAIAFRARRSNGKYTYFWLYRVKFAPPATSLNTKGDSISFATPSIEGTIMRRNKAEKNGLHPWKAEATEDTAGAKPATIKEWYTKVYEPSLPSKA; encoded by the coding sequence ATGGCCACGATTGGTCTTGACAAGCTCTACTACGCAACCATCACCGAAAACCCCGAAGGGGAAGAAACCTACGCCACCCCCAAACCCCTAGCTAAAGCCATCTCCGCAGAGTTATCTGTCGAACTGGCAGAAGCCATCCTCTATGCCGACGACGGGGCTAGTGAGGTGGTCAAGGAGTTCAAATCCGGCACCCTCACCCTGGGCATTGATGATCTCAAGCCCGAGGTCGCAGCTGAACTAACCGGCTGCACCCTCGATGACAACAAGGTCCTAGTCGCCACAAGTGAGGATGGGGCCAAGCCAGTCGCGATCGCATTCCGCGCCCGCCGCTCAAACGGCAAATACACGTATTTCTGGCTCTACCGCGTCAAGTTCGCACCACCAGCCACATCCCTCAATACCAAGGGCGATTCGATTAGCTTTGCGACCCCTTCGATTGAGGGGACGATCATGCGACGTAATAAGGCCGAGAAGAACGGCCTACACCCGTGGAAAGCCGAAGCCACCGAAGACACTGCCGGGGCGAAACCGGCCACTATCAAAGAGTGGTACACGAAGGTTTACGAGCCTTCTCTACCGTCCAAAGCCTGA
- a CDS encoding head-tail connector protein, which yields MARAFNQAQFIEALKANLVLEHSQDDELLGELIQAGLDYATSYQHLVPGHYENHPLSESTYRAVIMLATHFYESRDGSTGGFFADNTHAAARVWEAVNRLLILDRDWKV from the coding sequence ATGGCACGCGCGTTTAACCAAGCCCAGTTCATCGAGGCCCTCAAGGCGAACCTGGTGCTTGAGCACAGCCAAGATGATGAACTTTTGGGTGAGTTGATTCAGGCGGGACTGGACTACGCCACCTCCTACCAACACCTGGTCCCAGGCCACTATGAGAATCACCCGTTGTCGGAGTCCACATACCGTGCGGTGATCATGCTGGCCACCCACTTCTACGAATCCAGGGACGGGTCAACCGGCGGGTTTTTCGCTGATAACACGCACGCAGCCGCCCGCGTATGGGAAGCCGTCAACCGACTACTAATTCTCGACAGGGACTGGAAGGTATGA
- a CDS encoding head maturation protease, ClpP-related has product MTATMRADPTAQKTPSSARRFWDYATSPDGKRVLELRGPIAPESWFGDETTPAAFRDELFSGSGDIVVWINSPGGDVIAAAEIYSMLMGYPGHVTVKIDGLAASAASVIAMAGTEVLMSPVAMLMIHNPMTAAIGDSDEMLRAVSMLAEVKESILNAYELKTDMDRAELSELMDAETWMDAKKAIELGFADGLISPVSPFPAAQPEKPVAAMVFSRRAVTNSLLNAINAETPERKSQPPDPPPAGRAVSDLLSALDSLKP; this is encoded by the coding sequence ATGACGGCGACAATGAGAGCCGACCCCACAGCACAGAAAACACCCAGTAGTGCCAGGCGTTTTTGGGACTATGCCACCAGCCCGGATGGTAAGCGCGTGCTAGAACTGCGTGGCCCGATCGCGCCGGAGTCCTGGTTCGGAGACGAAACCACACCCGCCGCCTTCCGGGACGAGCTGTTCTCCGGCAGTGGCGACATTGTTGTGTGGATCAATAGCCCTGGCGGGGATGTGATTGCGGCTGCAGAGATTTATTCGATGCTCATGGGCTACCCAGGACACGTCACCGTCAAAATCGACGGCCTCGCAGCCAGCGCAGCATCCGTCATCGCGATGGCTGGGACAGAAGTGTTGATGAGCCCGGTGGCGATGTTGATGATTCACAACCCCATGACCGCCGCTATCGGCGACTCAGACGAGATGCTCCGCGCTGTATCCATGCTGGCTGAAGTCAAAGAATCCATCCTCAACGCCTACGAGCTCAAAACGGACATGGACCGTGCGGAGCTCAGTGAGTTGATGGATGCGGAGACCTGGATGGACGCGAAAAAAGCCATTGAGCTGGGTTTCGCAGACGGCCTGATCAGCCCCGTCAGCCCTTTCCCAGCCGCACAGCCTGAGAAACCCGTGGCGGCGATGGTGTTCTCCCGCCGCGCCGTCACCAACAGTCTGCTGAACGCCATCAACGCTGAGACGCCAGAACGTAAGTCTCAGCCTCCTGATCCGCCGCCTGCTGGCCGCGCGGTCAGCGACCTGTTATCCGCTCTCGATTCCTTGAAGCCCTAG
- a CDS encoding P27 family phage terminase small subunit: MARDGTNRGGRRVRAGSKPEPLVDRLADGRTGRVLSVDGPPEPYDFTGIDTDEGALLSGVDMPEPSAYLAAQQRDGTPLGADEIYRETWEWLADKGCTQFVSKRLLEAYAQSFARFIQCEKAISDFGLLGKHPTTGAAIASPFVAMSQSFQKQANVLWYEIFDIVKANCTTDYTPLPSDPMERLLQGR; the protein is encoded by the coding sequence ATGGCTCGTGATGGCACGAACAGGGGCGGACGCCGCGTCCGCGCAGGATCCAAACCCGAACCCCTCGTAGACCGTCTGGCCGATGGACGCACCGGGCGGGTGCTGAGCGTTGATGGTCCGCCTGAGCCGTATGACTTCACCGGGATCGACACGGACGAGGGCGCACTCCTGTCTGGTGTGGATATGCCCGAGCCGAGCGCGTATTTGGCGGCACAGCAGCGTGACGGTACTCCGCTTGGGGCTGATGAGATTTACCGTGAGACGTGGGAGTGGCTGGCCGATAAGGGCTGTACCCAGTTTGTTTCCAAACGCTTGCTTGAGGCGTATGCGCAGTCGTTCGCCCGCTTCATCCAATGCGAAAAAGCCATCAGTGATTTCGGTCTGCTCGGCAAACACCCGACAACTGGGGCTGCGATCGCCAGCCCGTTTGTGGCCATGTCGCAGTCGTTTCAGAAGCAGGCGAATGTGTTGTGGTACGAGATTTTCGACATTGTCAAAGCCAACTGCACCACCGACTACACGCCCCTCCCATCCGACCCGATGGAGCGGCTCTTGCAGGGCCGCTAA
- a CDS encoding TfoX/Sxy family protein: MASDESYLEYVLDLLSEVEQVSSRKMMGEYLLYTGGILFGGIYDNRFMLKDTPSARALLEQPVLESPYPGAKDMVVVDTDDPEQIAATIAAMLPELPKPKSRAKKR; the protein is encoded by the coding sequence ATGGCCAGTGACGAGTCGTACTTGGAGTACGTCCTTGACTTGCTCTCCGAGGTTGAGCAGGTGTCGAGTCGAAAGATGATGGGCGAATACCTGCTCTACACAGGCGGCATCCTTTTCGGCGGGATTTATGACAACCGCTTCATGTTGAAAGACACGCCCTCCGCTCGAGCCCTTCTCGAACAGCCCGTACTGGAATCCCCGTATCCTGGCGCGAAGGACATGGTTGTCGTTGATACCGATGATCCTGAGCAGATTGCGGCAACCATCGCAGCTATGCTGCCCGAACTACCCAAACCCAAGTCCCGAGCTAAGAAGCGCTAG
- a CDS encoding phage portal protein translates to MGFLSWLGLKPDSPSPQNNWSLTNTEFFASPTSSGKSVTERSAMQMTAVYACVRILAEAIASLPLHLYQQREGSTGGSERAVGHSLYRVLHDEPNAEMTSFVFRETLMTHLLLWGNAYAQVIRNGRGEVIGLYPLLPSQMVVDRDPDTGLLRYTYRPQTTGKPPVVVLSPADVLHIPGLGFDGLVGYNPIQMARNAIGMGLACEEYGARFFANGAAPGGVLEHPGTIRDPARVRESWQSTFGGSENAGKIAVLEEGMKYTPIGISPEQAQFLETRKFQINEIARIFRIPPHMVGDLEKSSFSNIEQQSLEFVKYTLDPWVIRWEQALTKTLLTGADREKYSIAFNLEGLLRGDYASRMQGYAVARQNGWMSANDIRQLENLDLIPTEDGGDLYLVNGNMLPLNQAGSYYTHRQMRDTQPAQENDINSENEEDADDGDNESRPHSTENTQ, encoded by the coding sequence ATGGGTTTTCTATCTTGGCTCGGCCTCAAACCCGACTCGCCATCACCACAGAACAACTGGTCGCTAACGAACACCGAGTTCTTCGCCAGCCCCACGTCTTCGGGTAAGTCGGTGACGGAGCGCTCGGCTATGCAGATGACCGCCGTCTACGCGTGTGTCCGCATTCTGGCTGAGGCCATCGCTTCGTTGCCGTTGCATTTGTATCAGCAGCGTGAAGGCAGCACTGGTGGATCTGAGCGGGCGGTGGGTCATTCGTTGTATCGGGTGTTGCATGATGAGCCGAATGCGGAGATGACGTCGTTTGTGTTCCGCGAGACCCTCATGACGCACCTGCTGTTGTGGGGTAATGCTTATGCGCAGGTTATCCGTAACGGGCGGGGTGAGGTCATCGGTCTCTACCCGTTGCTGCCCTCCCAAATGGTGGTAGACCGCGACCCCGACACTGGGCTACTTAGGTATACCTACCGCCCTCAGACCACCGGTAAGCCGCCGGTGGTTGTTTTATCCCCAGCCGACGTCCTCCACATCCCCGGGCTCGGGTTTGACGGTCTAGTCGGTTACAACCCGATTCAGATGGCGAGGAACGCGATTGGCATGGGACTGGCCTGTGAGGAATACGGGGCACGGTTCTTTGCTAACGGGGCCGCCCCTGGTGGGGTGTTGGAGCATCCGGGGACGATTCGTGACCCAGCGCGGGTAAGGGAGTCGTGGCAGTCGACCTTTGGCGGCTCCGAGAACGCCGGCAAGATCGCGGTGCTCGAGGAGGGGATGAAGTACACGCCTATCGGCATTTCGCCGGAGCAGGCGCAGTTCTTGGAGACCCGCAAGTTCCAGATCAACGAGATTGCCCGTATTTTCCGCATTCCACCGCACATGGTCGGCGACCTCGAAAAATCGAGTTTCAGCAACATTGAGCAGCAGTCGCTCGAGTTTGTGAAGTACACGCTTGACCCGTGGGTGATCAGGTGGGAACAAGCCCTCACTAAAACCCTGCTCACCGGGGCTGACCGGGAGAAGTATTCGATCGCGTTCAACCTTGAGGGCCTGTTGCGTGGGGATTACGCGTCGCGGATGCAGGGGTATGCGGTTGCTCGGCAGAACGGGTGGATGAGTGCCAACGACATCCGCCAACTCGAAAACCTCGACCTCATCCCAACTGAGGATGGTGGGGACCTCTACCTGGTCAACGGCAACATGCTCCCGCTCAACCAGGCTGGTAGCTACTACACCCACCGCCAGATGCGGGATACCCAACCAGCACAAGAAAACGACATCAATAGTGAAAACGAGGAGGATGCAGATGACGGCGACAATGAGAGCCGACCCCACAGCACAGAAAACACCCAGTAG
- a CDS encoding head-tail adaptor protein, with amino-acid sequence MGLGLLRTELLFVDDMVNSDRQGFHTKPALAGFTCRGVFEERSATTRWAHLAGFEQVDAIARIRTQPHHVPVTGQKVIVDDKPFTITGIENVKGRGRYLVLFLKREVHRG; translated from the coding sequence ATGGGACTTGGGCTACTTCGAACTGAACTGTTGTTTGTTGACGACATGGTGAACAGTGACCGCCAGGGCTTCCACACGAAACCTGCCCTAGCGGGTTTTACCTGTCGTGGGGTATTCGAGGAGCGTTCTGCCACCACCCGCTGGGCACACCTGGCCGGATTCGAACAAGTAGACGCAATCGCACGGATCCGCACCCAACCACACCACGTCCCGGTCACAGGCCAAAAAGTCATTGTCGATGACAAGCCATTCACGATTACGGGCATTGAAAACGTCAAAGGCAGGGGCCGCTACCTGGTCTTGTTCCTTAAGAGGGAGGTGCATCGTGGCTAG
- a CDS encoding DUF6900 domain-containing protein: MNTKNTSKTTGEAAKSEVISTGELRRLLEDIAIADEYAGIDTLLSRGSDGFDWAEMSVTTLLRLMKNSFEAGLDAAHKRGITTVVPSEEVYTEADYHVIDPAPQTINDEDEAARVGTHGIDNVWIPVGTDKYALIYTTWANATGWRKVPAIYTKQPGGTYQLATWNEEGFDFNRMRAEGYPEALTWAIKNA; this comes from the coding sequence ATGAACACCAAGAACACCTCCAAGACCACCGGTGAGGCAGCTAAGAGTGAGGTCATCAGCACCGGGGAGCTGCGCCGCCTGCTCGAAGACATCGCGATCGCTGACGAATACGCCGGCATCGACACCCTCCTGAGCCGGGGCTCGGACGGCTTCGACTGGGCGGAAATGAGCGTCACCACGCTGCTGCGGTTGATGAAGAACTCCTTCGAAGCCGGCCTGGATGCTGCACACAAACGGGGCATCACCACGGTGGTGCCAAGCGAAGAGGTCTACACCGAAGCCGACTACCACGTCATCGACCCCGCCCCACAAACCATCAACGATGAAGACGAGGCAGCCCGGGTGGGAACCCACGGCATCGACAACGTCTGGATCCCGGTTGGTACCGACAAGTACGCGCTGATCTACACCACCTGGGCCAATGCGACCGGGTGGCGCAAAGTCCCCGCCATCTACACCAAACAACCCGGTGGCACCTACCAGCTAGCCACCTGGAACGAAGAAGGCTTCGACTTCAACCGGATGCGCGCCGAAGGCTACCCAGAAGCCCTGACCTGGGCAATCAAGAACGCCTAA
- the metK gene encoding methionine adenosyltransferase yields MPSSALTPYSPPAIRLETSESVCAGHPDKLCDRISDEILDACLWEDPAARCAVEVMASNHLITVAGQITCNGRVRIRQVVRSTLARLGYQPWKYLVSVNVTKQSTDIAGGVDTALETRDGGAEQAGAFSDLGAGDQGTVYGYATAATKDFLPASLVAAHEICARLDQAREQGTIAGIGPDGKAQVTLTVDENGTPITAPTVVVSIQHDAAKDLEELRREVVSKIVAPSLEAIGIPTLTYTTVLVNPSGRFVKGGPRADTGLTGRKLMVDTYGGHAPHGGGAFSGKDATKVDRTGAYMARFLAKQVVAGRLAKRCTVSISYAIGKADPVAFDIDTHGTHIPEVTDEDIRLALMEFYSLRPGAIIDRFHLRRHGFARYSAYGHFGYVNGAYPGWESTTGSWNLKAHVIDHAKARHGESNEEAQ; encoded by the coding sequence ATGCCTTCAAGCGCTCTCACCCCATACAGCCCACCCGCCATCCGCTTAGAGACATCCGAGTCTGTTTGTGCCGGTCACCCAGACAAACTTTGTGACCGGATTAGCGATGAGATTCTCGATGCTTGTCTTTGGGAGGATCCGGCGGCTCGGTGTGCGGTGGAGGTCATGGCCTCCAACCACCTCATCACCGTTGCCGGGCAGATCACCTGCAACGGGCGGGTGCGGATTCGTCAGGTGGTGCGCTCGACCCTAGCTAGGCTTGGCTACCAGCCCTGGAAATACCTCGTCAGTGTCAACGTCACGAAGCAGTCCACCGACATTGCCGGCGGTGTGGACACGGCGTTGGAGACCCGAGATGGTGGCGCGGAACAGGCTGGGGCCTTCTCTGACCTTGGCGCGGGTGACCAAGGCACCGTCTATGGTTACGCGACCGCTGCCACCAAGGATTTCCTGCCTGCTTCACTGGTGGCTGCGCATGAGATTTGCGCCCGCTTAGATCAGGCGCGTGAGCAAGGAACCATTGCTGGTATCGGCCCGGATGGAAAAGCCCAAGTCACCCTCACAGTCGATGAGAATGGCACACCAATCACCGCCCCGACCGTCGTGGTATCCATCCAGCATGATGCGGCCAAGGACCTGGAGGAGTTGCGCCGTGAAGTCGTGAGCAAGATTGTTGCCCCGTCCCTTGAGGCCATCGGCATTCCGACGCTGACTTACACCACCGTGCTGGTGAACCCTTCGGGCCGCTTCGTCAAGGGCGGACCTAGAGCAGACACGGGCCTGACGGGTCGCAAGTTGATGGTTGACACCTATGGTGGTCATGCACCCCATGGTGGTGGAGCGTTTAGTGGTAAGGATGCGACGAAGGTCGACCGCACGGGTGCTTACATGGCCAGGTTTCTGGCTAAGCAGGTGGTGGCGGGCCGTCTTGCTAAGCGGTGCACGGTCAGCATTTCCTACGCGATTGGCAAGGCCGACCCGGTTGCCTTCGATATCGACACCCATGGCACCCACATCCCAGAGGTCACTGATGAGGATATTCGCCTGGCATTGATGGAGTTCTATTCGTTGCGGCCGGGAGCGATCATTGACCGCTTCCACCTGCGCCGTCATGGCTTCGCCCGCTACTCAGCCTATGGACACTTCGGGTATGTAAACGGTGCGTACCCCGGGTGGGAAAGCACCACCGGTTCGTGGAACCTCAAAGCCCACGTTATCGATCACGCTAAGGCCCGCCACGGCGAAAGCAACGAGGAGGCGCAGTGA
- a CDS encoding DUF4314 domain-containing protein produces MNVTFEYDLPAGKRGTIVTNLQALYDTKAQYLGAPSYEYQVGPAIVARNGTIRWEGKQPSRKDVRDLLGLLGEDDFYPDNLFDLRHWLETKQPRTTTPAEVEPEELVADGVTVTIPRATLTDAALERFKALVTAKGPLIQAALNLEDLPIEVTDETVSMPWIARPCTPAQAHALTELIGAMLTMARDAKRVTAKPKEESNPRYVMRCFLLRLGFIGPEHKGLRKTLMGGLPGSAAWRTPPKEADTKECSLVGRRIRLEDTSDPYTSLTPGAEGTINHVDDLGTIHVTWDNGSTLGLVPGEDSYTLL; encoded by the coding sequence ATGAACGTCACCTTCGAGTACGACCTGCCGGCTGGTAAACGCGGCACAATCGTCACTAATCTCCAAGCTCTCTACGACACTAAGGCTCAGTACCTGGGAGCGCCCAGTTATGAGTACCAGGTCGGACCTGCAATCGTCGCCCGTAACGGCACGATCAGGTGGGAGGGTAAGCAGCCGTCAAGGAAGGATGTGCGAGACCTGCTGGGGCTGCTTGGGGAGGATGACTTCTACCCAGACAACCTCTTCGACCTACGCCACTGGCTCGAAACCAAACAACCCCGAACCACCACACCCGCCGAAGTAGAGCCAGAAGAATTGGTAGCTGACGGCGTGACTGTCACCATCCCACGCGCCACCCTCACCGACGCCGCCTTGGAGCGGTTCAAGGCCCTGGTTACGGCCAAGGGTCCGCTGATTCAGGCTGCTCTGAACCTTGAGGACCTGCCCATCGAGGTCACCGACGAGACGGTTTCGATGCCTTGGATCGCTCGCCCCTGCACTCCAGCCCAGGCTCATGCCCTCACCGAGTTGATTGGGGCGATGCTCACCATGGCGAGGGATGCCAAACGCGTGACCGCCAAACCCAAGGAGGAAAGCAATCCTCGCTATGTGATGCGCTGCTTCCTGCTCCGCCTGGGCTTCATCGGCCCCGAACACAAAGGGCTACGCAAGACGTTGATGGGTGGGCTTCCTGGGTCGGCTGCCTGGCGCACCCCACCAAAAGAAGCGGACACCAAAGAATGCTCACTGGTGGGGCGCAGGATCCGCCTCGAGGACACGAGTGACCCTTACACCAGCCTCACCCCAGGAGCGGAGGGCACTATCAACCATGTTGATGACCTTGGGACCATCCACGTGACTTGGGATAACGGTTCCACCCTGGGGCTAGTTCCTGGGGAGGACTCCTACACGCTCCTCTAA
- a CDS encoding phage major capsid protein codes for MTTTMINDLRTRRAETWEKAKAFLTERQSANNGILTAEDDEAYARMEAEIEAFGREIARAERAAELDAQLSKPVASPIAAMPGTVTPEPAGKPVPFRATDEYRENFWNAMRMATNPFEVRNALKEGADTEGGYLVPDEFERTLVEALNEENIIRSLAKRITTTSGDRKIPVVATHGKANWLDEGAAVQESDEAFKQVTLGAYKLSTFIKVSEELLADSAFNIEAYLANEFGRRIGAAEEEAFLVGDGSNKPTGIFYKTGGAEEGLKAAGQTAITADELIDLFYALRSPYRKNAVWLTNDSTVKAIRKLKDNQGQYLWQPALTAGSPDMILGRPIYTSSFVPEIKAGAKTVAFGDLSYYWIADRAGRSFKRLNELFATTGQVGFMATQRVDGKLILPEAVKVLVQKQ; via the coding sequence ATGACTACAACGATGATTAATGACCTGCGAACCCGGCGTGCTGAGACCTGGGAGAAGGCCAAGGCCTTCCTCACTGAACGCCAAAGCGCGAACAACGGGATCCTGACGGCTGAGGATGATGAGGCTTACGCTCGTATGGAAGCCGAAATCGAAGCCTTCGGTCGTGAAATTGCCCGAGCAGAACGCGCCGCCGAACTTGACGCACAGTTGTCTAAGCCGGTCGCTTCTCCGATTGCTGCCATGCCCGGCACCGTCACCCCAGAACCGGCTGGTAAGCCTGTTCCTTTCAGGGCTACGGATGAATACCGCGAGAACTTTTGGAACGCCATGCGCATGGCCACCAACCCCTTCGAAGTACGCAACGCCTTGAAGGAAGGTGCTGACACTGAAGGCGGCTACCTAGTACCGGACGAGTTCGAACGCACTTTGGTCGAAGCGCTCAACGAGGAGAACATTATTCGTTCTCTGGCTAAGCGGATTACCACCACATCGGGTGATCGCAAGATCCCCGTCGTGGCGACCCACGGTAAGGCTAACTGGCTCGATGAAGGGGCAGCAGTCCAAGAGTCTGACGAAGCGTTCAAGCAAGTCACGCTGGGGGCTTATAAACTCTCCACCTTCATCAAGGTCAGTGAAGAACTCTTGGCTGACTCTGCGTTCAACATCGAGGCCTATCTGGCAAACGAGTTCGGCCGTCGTATCGGTGCTGCTGAAGAAGAAGCGTTCCTTGTTGGGGATGGGTCTAATAAGCCCACCGGTATCTTCTACAAGACCGGCGGAGCTGAAGAAGGCCTCAAGGCTGCCGGCCAGACCGCTATCACCGCAGATGAACTCATCGATTTGTTCTATGCGCTCCGTAGCCCGTATCGCAAGAACGCCGTGTGGCTGACCAACGACTCCACGGTCAAAGCAATTCGGAAGCTTAAGGATAATCAGGGCCAGTACTTGTGGCAGCCCGCCCTCACAGCAGGTTCCCCGGACATGATCCTAGGCCGCCCCATTTATACCTCCAGCTTTGTGCCGGAGATTAAGGCCGGGGCAAAGACCGTGGCGTTTGGGGATTTGTCTTATTACTGGATTGCTGACCGTGCTGGACGCTCTTTCAAGCGTTTGAATGAGTTGTTTGCGACCACTGGTCAGGTGGGGTTCATGGCAACCCAGCGCGTCGACGGCAAACTCATCTTGCCCGAGGCAGTCAAGGTTCTTGTTCAGAAGCAGTAA
- a CDS encoding terminase large subunit: protein MRRLSSYEPTRFMADGSHYDKRAADYAVAFIQALTHTKGRWAGKPFELIDWQERIIRDLFGTLKADGYRQFNTAYVEIPKKMGKSELAAAVALLLTCGDSEERAEVYGCAADRQQASIVFEVAADMVRNSPALSRRVKILASQKRIVFQPTNSFYQVLSAEAYSKHGFNIHGVVFDELHTQPDRRLFDVMTKGSGDARTQPLYFLITTAGSDTNSICYETHQKAQDILEGRKIDPTFYPVIYGADTEDDWTDEAVWAKANPSLGITVGIDKVRAACESAKQNPAEENSFRQLRLNQWVKQSVRWMPMAAWDACKRDFRPEQLRGRVCYGGLDLSSTTDITAFVQVFPPEDVDEPYFVLPHFWIPEDNIDRRVLRDRVPYDLWARQGHLNLTEGNVVHYAAIEQAIEQISEEYDLREVAFDRWGAVQMTQNLDAMGLTVVPFGQGFKDMSPPTKELMKLVLEGKLAHDGHPVLRWMMDNIFIRQDPAGNIKPDKEKSTEKIDGVVATIMGLDRAIRCGAGPASESVYDQRGLLLL, encoded by the coding sequence ATGCGTCGCCTTAGCAGCTATGAGCCAACTCGTTTCATGGCAGACGGCTCCCACTACGACAAAAGGGCTGCTGATTACGCGGTTGCGTTCATCCAGGCCCTAACCCACACCAAGGGCCGCTGGGCAGGCAAACCCTTCGAACTGATCGACTGGCAAGAGCGCATCATTCGTGACCTGTTCGGCACCCTCAAGGCGGATGGCTACCGTCAGTTCAACACCGCCTACGTTGAAATCCCCAAAAAGATGGGCAAGAGCGAGCTCGCCGCAGCAGTGGCCTTGTTGCTGACGTGTGGGGATAGTGAGGAGCGGGCTGAGGTCTACGGTTGCGCTGCAGACCGACAGCAAGCCTCCATCGTGTTCGAGGTCGCAGCCGACATGGTCCGCAACTCACCCGCCTTATCCCGCCGCGTCAAAATCCTCGCCAGCCAGAAGCGGATCGTTTTCCAGCCCACCAACAGCTTCTACCAAGTGCTCTCTGCCGAGGCGTATTCCAAGCATGGGTTCAATATCCACGGCGTGGTCTTTGACGAACTGCACACCCAGCCCGACCGCCGCCTATTCGACGTCATGACCAAAGGCAGTGGGGATGCACGCACCCAGCCCCTGTATTTCCTGATCACCACAGCCGGCAGCGATACGAACAGCATTTGCTATGAGACGCATCAGAAGGCTCAGGACATTTTGGAGGGTAGGAAGATCGACCCGACCTTCTACCCAGTCATCTACGGCGCAGACACCGAGGACGACTGGACCGATGAGGCTGTGTGGGCGAAAGCCAACCCATCCCTAGGCATCACCGTAGGGATAGATAAAGTCCGGGCGGCGTGTGAGAGTGCGAAGCAGAACCCGGCAGAGGAAAACTCCTTCCGCCAGTTGCGGTTGAATCAGTGGGTGAAACAAAGTGTTCGGTGGATGCCCATGGCAGCCTGGGACGCATGCAAGCGCGACTTCCGGCCGGAGCAACTGCGGGGCCGGGTCTGCTACGGCGGCCTCGACCTCTCATCCACCACGGACATCACGGCGTTCGTCCAAGTCTTCCCACCAGAAGACGTTGATGAGCCCTACTTTGTCCTCCCGCACTTTTGGATTCCCGAGGACAACATTGACCGCCGCGTCCTGCGCGACCGGGTCCCATACGACCTCTGGGCACGCCAAGGCCACTTGAACCTCACCGAGGGGAACGTGGTCCACTACGCCGCCATCGAACAGGCCATCGAGCAAATCTCGGAGGAGTACGACCTTCGGGAGGTGGCGTTCGATCGGTGGGGTGCTGTCCAAATGACCCAAAACCTCGATGCCATGGGCCTTACCGTCGTCCCGTTCGGCCAAGGCTTTAAAGACATGAGTCCACCAACCAAGGAGCTGATGAAGCTCGTGTTGGAGGGCAAGTTGGCCCATGATGGTCATCCGGTTTTGCGGTGGATGATGGACAACATCTTCATCCGCCAAGACCCTGCCGGGAACATCAAACCCGACAAAGAAAAATCCACCGAGAAGATCGACGGGGTCGTTGCCACCATCATGGGCCTAGACCGAGCGATTAGATGCGGCGCAGGGCCAGCCTCTGAGTCGGTGTACGACCAGCGAGGACTTCTCCTCCTCTAG